From a region of the Corallococcus coralloides DSM 2259 genome:
- a CDS encoding zinc-dependent alcohol dehydrogenase family protein, translating to MGTSTMKRWELDAVGRGGPQLRTVAIPEPGPGEVLVKVAAVSLNYRDLLVMESGMGLSLAFPFTPGSDLAGVVAAVGAGVTRFAVGEKVLSTFSPGRLDGPALGTARVPPYKTLGGAYPGVLAEYVAFPEDWFVKAPATLDAGEASTLPCAGLTAWTALVEYGPVRPGQSVLVQGTGGVALFGLQLARAQGADVIVTSGSDEKLERAKALGATHGIHREREDWVEAVYRITADRGVDHILELAGGTNLGRSIEAVALHGTISVIGVFEGFTVTGPSGPLLLKEPTIRGINVGTRRALESLVRAVDATGLKPVIDARYPLEALPAALEHLRKGAFGKIVVESH from the coding sequence GTGGGGACTTCGACGATGAAGCGCTGGGAGCTGGATGCCGTGGGGCGTGGCGGGCCGCAGCTGCGGACCGTGGCGATTCCGGAGCCCGGGCCGGGAGAGGTGCTGGTGAAGGTGGCGGCCGTGTCGCTGAACTACCGGGACCTGCTGGTGATGGAGAGCGGGATGGGGCTGTCCCTGGCGTTCCCGTTCACGCCGGGCTCGGACCTGGCGGGCGTGGTGGCGGCGGTGGGCGCGGGCGTGACCCGGTTCGCGGTGGGGGAGAAGGTCCTCTCCACGTTCTCACCGGGACGCCTGGACGGGCCGGCGCTTGGGACCGCGCGCGTGCCTCCGTACAAGACGCTGGGTGGGGCGTACCCGGGCGTGCTCGCGGAGTACGTCGCGTTTCCGGAGGACTGGTTCGTGAAGGCTCCCGCCACGCTGGACGCGGGTGAGGCCAGCACGTTGCCGTGCGCGGGACTGACCGCGTGGACCGCGCTGGTCGAGTACGGCCCGGTCCGTCCGGGACAGTCGGTGCTGGTGCAGGGCACGGGCGGCGTGGCGCTGTTCGGCTTGCAGCTCGCTCGGGCACAAGGCGCGGACGTCATCGTGACCTCCGGGAGCGACGAGAAGCTGGAGCGCGCGAAGGCGCTGGGGGCGACGCACGGCATCCACCGTGAGCGCGAGGACTGGGTGGAGGCCGTCTACCGCATCACCGCGGACCGGGGCGTGGACCACATCCTGGAGCTGGCGGGTGGCACGAACCTGGGCCGGTCCATCGAGGCGGTGGCGCTGCACGGGACCATCTCCGTGATTGGCGTCTTCGAGGGCTTCACGGTGACGGGGCCGTCCGGGCCGCTCCTGCTCAAGGAGCCCACGATTCGAGGCATCAACGTGGGCACCCGGAGGGCGCTGGAGTCCCTGGTGCGCGCGGTGGATGCCACCGGGCTCAAGCCGGTCATCGACGCGCGCTATCCGCTGGAGGCCCTGCCCGCCGCGCTGGAGCACCTGCGCAAGGGTGCGTTCGGGAAGATCGTGGTGGAGTCCCACTGA